Genomic segment of bacterium:
CCCTGCCGGCGGGTCGCTGGGTGACCTGCCTCACCGGACTCCCGCGACTGATGATCACGTCCTGGGGGACCGATGCCATGCCGCGTCAGGGGGCGCTTTCGGCGGCGCAGAAGCGCTGGGTGACCTACGGGCTGCGACAGGCGCAGGCGATCGGAGCCTACTCCCAGTTCGCCCGCACCGCCCTGATCCGCCACTACCGCCTGCCAGACGCGCGGGTGCACTGGACGCCTTTGGGTGTCGACCTGACCTGCTTCGATGCCTCCCGCTTCCCCACTCCGCCAGCGGAACCGCTGGTCATCGGGTTCTTTAAGCACCTGCGCCCCATCTATGGCCCACAGGTGCTCCTGGAGGCGCTGTCGCTTTTTCGGCATCAGTGGACCGGTCCCTGGGAAGCACGACTCTATGGCGATGGCCCGCTGCAACAGGATCTCGCACGCCGTATCGATGAGCTGCAGCTTCAGGAGCACGTACGACTCGCCGGACGAGTGCGCCATGAGGACCTGCCAGCGGCAATGGCCGCTTGTCATCTGGTCGTGAGTCCGAGTTTGGTGGAGGAGTCGCTGGGATTGGCGAGTCTGGAGGCACAGGCGCTGGGACTGCCGGTCATTAACAGCGGTCTGGGAGGGATGCCGGAGACCTGCGTGCCCGGGGAGTCGGGATTCTTGGCACCGCCCGGCGAACCTGCC
This window contains:
- the mshA_2 gene encoding D-inositol-3-phosphate glycosyltransferase; this encodes MSAPTLALVTDAGALHAQRWAMAFRDRGWQVRLLTWGSLADLPGIETIPVLDARPGAGRGPLSALTGYRQLRQRLEEADLVHVHSLPAGRWVTCLTGLPRLMITSWGTDAMPRQGALSAAQKRWVTYGLRQAQAIGAYSQFARTALIRHYRLPDARVHWTPLGVDLTCFDASRFPTPPAEPLVIGFFKHLRPIYGPQVLLEALSLFRHQWTGPWEARLYGDGPLQQDLARRIDELQLQEHVRLAGRVRHEDLPAAMAACHLVVSPSLVEESLGLASLEAQALGLPVINSGLGGMPETCVPGESGFLAPPGEPAALASLLLRLARDPALRAQMGQRGRQFVHEAGYVWAKCVDRADAIQRSLLVPREK